A genomic segment from Chitinophaga flava encodes:
- a CDS encoding very short patch repair endonuclease yields MADVHDRETRSFNMSRIKGKNTKPEMMVRKFLFANGFRFRIHVKELPGKPDIVLPKYKTVIFVHGCFWHGHAGCKYFVVPKTKTEWWLNKINGNIRNDQKYHALLLEKGWKVIYIWECGLKPGNIQQTLVNLPPEILSSKDELY; encoded by the coding sequence AATATGAGCCGCATCAAAGGCAAGAATACAAAGCCTGAGATGATGGTACGGAAATTTCTGTTTGCAAATGGATTCAGATTCAGAATACATGTTAAAGAGCTTCCCGGAAAACCGGATATAGTGCTTCCGAAATATAAAACGGTAATCTTCGTTCATGGCTGTTTCTGGCATGGACATGCCGGGTGTAAATACTTTGTTGTTCCTAAAACAAAAACAGAGTGGTGGCTGAATAAGATCAATGGAAATATTAGAAATGATCAGAAATATCATGCCTTATTATTGGAAAAAGGTTGGAAAGTTATATATATTTGGGAGTGTGGGTTGAAACCCGGGAATATTCAGCAAACTCTTGTTAACTTGCCCCCAGAAATACTATCTTCCAAAGATGAATTATATTGA